One Limibacillus sp. genomic region harbors:
- a CDS encoding NADP-dependent malic enzyme, translating to MPKDFREAALFYHQHPTPGKLEISATKPLANQSDLALAYSPGVAEACNLIVQDPQEAASVTARANLVGVITNGTAVLGLGPIGPLASKPVMEGKAVLFKKFANIDVFDIEVDALDPERFVDVVAALEPTFGGINLEDIKAPECFEIEQKLRKRMNIPVFHDDQHGTAIIVAAAIYNGLRMVGKNANEVKVVTSGAGAAAIACLNLMVAMGISRENIWVTDIVGLVYEGREEQMDPWKGAYAQKSDKRTLGEVIEGADVFLGLSAPGVLKPEMVQKMASAPIIMALANPVPEILPEEAKAVRPDAIICSGRSDYPNQVNNVLCFPFIFRGALDVGATTINEEMKLACVKALADLAMAEPSEVVVRAYGETRSFGPEYLIPRPFDPRLLVELAPCVAKAAMDSGVATRPIEDFDAYRQKLSEFVFRSGLVMKPVFDQARKDPKRVIYAEGEDERVLRAVQSALDEGIARPILVGRPEVIENRVERLGLRLDLSKDVEVINPENDRRYKEYWTTYHEIMERRGVTPDVARTVVRTRNSVIAGIAVRRGDADAMICGVEGRFPRHVEHIRQIIGLAPEAVDFAAMSLLILAKGTYFLCDTYVNKEHSVDDLVEMTLMAAAAVRRFGIEPKVALVSHANFGSSTSETAKRMRAAVARLHAEHPELEVDGEMHADSAIDEATRQRALPSSRLKGSANLLIMPTLDAANISFNLLKVLGDGLPVGPIMLGTAMPAHVLTASVTARGVLNMTAVACVDAQERAKAAAD from the coding sequence GTGCCAAAGGATTTCCGGGAAGCCGCGCTTTTCTATCACCAGCATCCGACACCGGGAAAGCTGGAGATCAGCGCGACCAAGCCGCTGGCCAACCAGTCCGATCTGGCGCTCGCCTATTCGCCTGGCGTCGCCGAAGCCTGCAACCTGATCGTTCAAGATCCTCAGGAAGCCGCGAGCGTGACTGCGCGCGCCAATCTGGTGGGTGTGATCACCAACGGCACCGCGGTGCTGGGCCTTGGCCCGATCGGGCCCCTGGCGTCCAAGCCGGTGATGGAGGGCAAGGCGGTCCTCTTCAAGAAGTTCGCCAACATCGACGTCTTCGATATCGAAGTGGACGCCTTGGACCCGGAGCGTTTCGTCGATGTCGTGGCCGCGCTGGAGCCGACCTTCGGCGGCATAAACCTGGAAGACATCAAGGCGCCTGAGTGCTTCGAGATCGAGCAGAAGCTGCGCAAGCGCATGAACATCCCGGTGTTCCACGACGATCAGCACGGCACGGCGATCATCGTGGCGGCTGCGATCTACAACGGCCTTCGCATGGTCGGCAAGAACGCCAACGAGGTGAAGGTGGTGACCTCCGGCGCCGGGGCGGCGGCCATCGCCTGCCTCAACCTGATGGTCGCCATGGGCATCTCGCGGGAGAACATCTGGGTCACGGACATCGTGGGTCTGGTCTATGAGGGCCGCGAAGAGCAGATGGACCCCTGGAAGGGCGCCTACGCCCAGAAGAGCGACAAGCGCACGCTGGGCGAGGTGATCGAGGGCGCGGATGTCTTCCTCGGCCTCTCCGCGCCGGGCGTGTTGAAGCCCGAGATGGTGCAGAAGATGGCCTCCGCGCCGATCATCATGGCGCTGGCCAACCCGGTGCCGGAAATCCTGCCCGAGGAAGCCAAGGCCGTGCGCCCCGACGCGATCATCTGTTCCGGCCGCTCGGACTATCCCAATCAGGTCAACAATGTGCTCTGTTTTCCCTTCATCTTCCGGGGCGCCCTCGATGTCGGGGCCACCACCATCAACGAGGAGATGAAGCTCGCCTGCGTGAAGGCGCTGGCGGACCTCGCCATGGCGGAGCCCTCGGAAGTCGTGGTGCGCGCCTACGGCGAGACCAGGAGCTTCGGGCCGGAATACCTGATCCCGCGGCCCTTCGACCCGCGTCTCCTGGTCGAACTCGCGCCCTGCGTCGCCAAGGCGGCCATGGACAGCGGCGTCGCGACGCGCCCCATCGAGGATTTCGATGCCTACCGCCAGAAGCTGAGCGAGTTCGTGTTCCGCTCGGGTCTGGTGATGAAGCCGGTCTTCGATCAGGCGCGCAAGGACCCCAAGCGGGTGATCTATGCCGAAGGCGAGGACGAGCGTGTCCTGCGCGCCGTGCAGTCGGCGCTCGACGAGGGCATCGCGCGGCCGATTCTGGTCGGGCGGCCCGAGGTCATCGAGAACCGGGTCGAACGTCTGGGGCTGCGCCTCGACCTCTCCAAGGATGTCGAGGTGATCAACCCCGAGAACGACCGCCGCTACAAGGAATACTGGACCACCTACCACGAGATCATGGAGCGGCGCGGCGTCACGCCCGACGTGGCCCGGACCGTGGTGCGCACGCGCAACAGCGTGATCGCGGGCATTGCCGTGCGGCGCGGCGACGCCGACGCCATGATCTGTGGCGTTGAGGGCCGCTTCCCGCGTCACGTGGAGCACATCCGCCAGATCATCGGCCTGGCGCCGGAGGCGGTGGACTTCGCGGCCATGAGCCTGCTGATCCTGGCCAAGGGCACCTATTTCCTCTGCGACACCTACGTCAACAAGGAACACTCCGTCGACGATCTGGTGGAAATGACCTTGATGGCGGCGGCAGCGGTCCGGCGTTTCGGCATCGAGCCGAAGGTGGCGCTAGTCTCTCACGCGAACTTCGGGTCATCCACCAGCGAGACGGCCAAGCGCATGCGCGCCGCTGTGGCGCGGCTCCACGCCGAGCATCCCGAATTGGAGGTGGATGGCGAGATGCATGCCGACTCCGCCATCGATGAGGCGACGCGCCAACGCGCCTTGCCGTCCTCCCGCTTGAAGGGCTCGGCGAATCTGCTGATCATGCCGACCTTGGACGCCGCCAACATCTCCTTTAACCTCTTGAAGGTGTTGGGGGACGGCCTTCCGGTGGGCCCGATCATGCTGGGCACTGCGATGCCGGCGCATGTTTTGACCGCTTCGGTGACGGCGCGCGGCGTCCTCAACATGACGGCGGTTGCCTGCGTCGATGCGCAGGAACGCGCCAAGGCGGCAGCGGACTGA
- the lipB gene encoding lipoyl(octanoyl) transferase LipB: MADTLFESKPEAPESSGLSAVEWRWSEGLVAYPDALAFMERRVAEIREGTAPECVWLLEHPPLYTAGTSARAEDLLDARFPVYDAGRGGQYTYHGPGQRVAYVMLDLKRREPDVRRFVQNLEEWVIRALARFNVEGQRREGRVGIWVDRGDGREDKIAAIGVRLRRWVSFHGISINLEPDLSHFGGIVPCGIKEHGVTSLVDLGLPVTMADLDQALQQTFEEAFEA; this comes from the coding sequence ATGGCCGACACTTTATTTGAAAGCAAGCCGGAAGCCCCGGAATCGAGCGGTCTGAGCGCGGTCGAGTGGCGCTGGAGCGAGGGGCTTGTCGCCTACCCCGACGCGCTCGCCTTCATGGAGCGCCGCGTGGCGGAAATCCGCGAGGGTACGGCCCCGGAATGCGTCTGGCTGCTGGAGCACCCGCCGCTCTACACCGCCGGGACCTCGGCGCGGGCGGAAGACCTGCTGGACGCCCGCTTCCCGGTCTACGACGCCGGGCGCGGCGGGCAGTACACCTACCACGGGCCCGGCCAGCGCGTTGCCTATGTGATGCTGGACCTGAAGCGGCGCGAACCCGATGTGCGGCGCTTCGTGCAGAACCTTGAAGAATGGGTCATCCGCGCCCTCGCCCGCTTCAACGTGGAGGGACAGCGGCGAGAGGGCCGCGTCGGCATCTGGGTCGACCGGGGCGACGGGCGCGAGGACAAGATCGCGGCCATCGGCGTGCGCTTGCGCCGCTGGGTCAGCTTCCACGGCATCTCGATCAACCTGGAGCCGGACCTGAGCCACTTCGGCGGCATCGTGCCCTGCGGCATCAAGGAGCACGGGGTGACATCGCTCGTCGACCTGGGCCTGCCCGTGACGATGGCGGATCTGGATCAGGCGCTCCAGCAGACCTTCGAGGAGGCCTTCGAGGCCTAA
- a CDS encoding YdcH family protein, which translates to MTHTPHELQDEFPEFRARIHELKGSDSHFQRLSEEYHRLNREIHRIEAEIEAVSDEVAEDLKKKRLRLKDELFAMLQGA; encoded by the coding sequence ATGACCCACACCCCGCACGAGCTGCAGGACGAGTTTCCCGAGTTCCGGGCCCGCATTCATGAACTGAAAGGCAGCGACAGCCACTTTCAACGGCTGAGCGAGGAGTATCACCGCCTGAACCGGGAGATTCACCGCATCGAGGCGGAGATCGAGGCCGTGTCGGATGAGGTGGCCGAGGACCTGAAGAAGAAGCGCCTGCGCCTGAAGGACGAGCTCTTCGCGATGCTCCAGGGCGCCTGA
- a CDS encoding NAD(P)/FAD-dependent oxidoreductase, with amino-acid sequence MTSSETTDVVIIGGGHNGLTCAGYLARGGLKVKIVERRPVVGGAACTEEFHPGFRNSVYSYVVSLLSPKVIKDLELERHGLEVMDRHCGSFNALPDGQHLYMSRDPKEIQAEIAKFSKKDAELFPEFEHLLEKLSLAVRAMINEAPPNLGGGLPELWTALKTGNRLRHLSDKEQAALAELMTMSIGDYLNRWFESDPIKGDFGFEGVIGNFVGPYAQGSAYVLLHHSIGQAHGRDGAWGHARGGMGSIAKALERSCAAYNVEIETDAPVREVLTEKGRAVGVVLEDGRTIRAKAVASNLNPKLLFSGMVDETLLPADFKRRIGGWRNRSGSFRMNVALSEMPRFTSLEGAEKPQAYLSGTINICPSLDYIQAAYDDARTTGWAKRPIVSMCIPSTLDDSLAPEGQHVASLFCQHFNPELPGGRSWDEVKEEVADLIIDRVNEVAPNFKQAVVGRQVKSPLDLERDLGLLGGDIFHGALHLDQIYSLRPAAGYADYRMPLPGLYLCGSGAHPGGGVSGLPGHHAAAAILKDARRGGLAA; translated from the coding sequence ATGACCAGCAGCGAGACGACCGATGTCGTCATCATTGGCGGAGGCCACAACGGCCTGACCTGCGCGGGCTATCTGGCGCGCGGCGGCCTTAAGGTGAAGATCGTGGAGCGGCGCCCGGTGGTGGGCGGCGCGGCCTGCACGGAGGAGTTCCATCCGGGCTTCCGCAATTCGGTCTACTCCTACGTGGTCTCGCTGCTGAGCCCAAAGGTCATCAAGGACCTTGAGTTGGAGCGCCACGGGCTGGAAGTAATGGATCGCCACTGCGGCTCCTTCAACGCCCTGCCGGACGGCCAGCACCTCTACATGAGCCGCGACCCAAAAGAGATTCAGGCGGAAATCGCCAAGTTCTCCAAGAAGGACGCGGAGCTTTTTCCCGAGTTCGAACATCTGCTGGAGAAGCTCTCCCTCGCCGTGCGCGCCATGATCAACGAAGCGCCGCCCAATCTCGGCGGCGGTCTCCCGGAACTCTGGACCGCGCTGAAGACCGGCAACCGGCTGCGTCACCTCTCTGATAAGGAGCAGGCGGCGCTGGCCGAACTCATGACCATGTCCATCGGCGACTATCTGAACCGCTGGTTCGAGAGCGACCCGATAAAGGGCGATTTTGGTTTCGAGGGCGTGATCGGCAATTTCGTGGGGCCCTACGCCCAGGGCTCGGCCTATGTGCTGCTGCATCATTCCATCGGACAGGCCCATGGGCGCGACGGCGCATGGGGCCACGCGCGCGGCGGGATGGGCTCGATCGCCAAGGCGCTGGAGCGTTCCTGCGCGGCCTACAACGTGGAGATCGAGACCGACGCGCCGGTGCGCGAAGTCCTGACCGAAAAGGGCCGGGCGGTCGGCGTGGTGCTGGAGGACGGGCGGACGATCCGCGCCAAGGCCGTGGCCTCCAACCTCAATCCCAAGCTGCTCTTCTCCGGCATGGTGGACGAGACGCTCTTGCCCGCGGACTTCAAGCGCCGCATCGGCGGCTGGCGCAACCGCTCGGGCAGTTTCCGGATGAACGTGGCGCTTTCCGAGATGCCGCGCTTCACCTCGCTGGAGGGCGCGGAAAAGCCGCAGGCCTATCTCAGCGGCACCATCAACATCTGCCCCTCCCTCGACTACATTCAAGCGGCCTACGACGATGCCCGGACGACCGGATGGGCAAAGCGGCCCATCGTCTCCATGTGCATACCCTCGACCCTGGACGACAGCCTTGCGCCCGAGGGCCAGCATGTCGCCAGCCTCTTCTGCCAGCACTTCAATCCGGAGCTTCCCGGAGGACGTTCCTGGGATGAAGTGAAGGAGGAGGTGGCCGACCTGATCATCGACCGGGTGAACGAGGTGGCGCCCAACTTCAAGCAGGCGGTGGTGGGCCGTCAGGTGAAGTCGCCGCTGGACCTGGAGCGGGACTTGGGGCTGCTCGGCGGAGACATCTTCCACGGCGCCCTGCATCTGGACCAGATCTACAGCCTGCGTCCTGCGGCGGGCTACGCCGACTACCGCATGCCGTTGCCGGGCCTCTATCTCTGCGGCTCCGGCGCTCATCCGGGCGGCGGGGTGTCCGGGCTTCCTGGCCACCATGCGGCGGCGGCGATCCTGAAGGACGCGCGGCGCGGGGGCCTGGCGGCTTGA
- a CDS encoding GNAT family N-acetyltransferase yields the protein MPDGRERDDAIKLTVAKGMGDFPAAEWDACAGGNPTLAHAFLSALEDSGSVTAETGWMPRHLAIWSESEPGRLLAAAPLYVKNHSYGEYVFDWGWADAYERAGGRYYPKLQCAVPFTPVPGRRLLTRGDLRPDEPSVPILVDALLAGMVQLGDQNKLSSLHVTFCGQEEWEMGGELGLLKRKGLQYHWRNQGYGSFEDFLAALASRKRKNLKKERARALSGGLEIRRLTGEDLKPEHWDAFHRFYLSTVDKKWAQAYLNRAFFQLLGERMADRALLVMAEMEGRPVAGALNLIGEDALYGRNWGALAEFDNLHFECCYYQAIEFAIERGLARVEAGAQGEHKIRRGYLPVETYSLHWIADPALAEPVANFVRRESESIEEDARLLMEHSPYRQTGDS from the coding sequence TTGCCCGACGGACGCGAACGCGACGACGCCATCAAGCTGACCGTGGCAAAGGGCATGGGCGATTTTCCTGCCGCCGAATGGGACGCTTGCGCTGGCGGCAACCCGACCCTCGCCCACGCCTTCCTCTCAGCCTTGGAAGACAGCGGGTCCGTGACGGCGGAGACCGGCTGGATGCCCCGTCACCTCGCGATCTGGAGCGAGAGCGAGCCCGGCCGGCTGCTCGCCGCCGCCCCGCTTTACGTAAAGAACCACTCCTACGGCGAGTACGTCTTCGACTGGGGCTGGGCCGACGCCTATGAAAGGGCCGGCGGGCGCTACTACCCGAAGCTCCAGTGCGCGGTGCCCTTCACGCCGGTGCCGGGCCGCCGCCTTCTGACCCGCGGCGACCTGAGGCCGGATGAGCCAAGCGTTCCAATCCTGGTGGATGCGCTCCTGGCCGGGATGGTTCAGCTCGGCGATCAGAACAAGCTCTCCTCTCTCCACGTCACCTTCTGCGGGCAGGAGGAATGGGAGATGGGCGGTGAGCTCGGCCTCTTGAAGCGCAAGGGCCTGCAGTACCACTGGCGGAACCAAGGCTATGGCAGCTTCGAGGATTTTCTGGCCGCCCTCGCCTCGCGCAAGCGCAAGAACCTCAAGAAGGAACGCGCCCGGGCGCTTTCAGGCGGGCTGGAGATCAGACGGCTGACCGGCGAGGACCTGAAGCCCGAACACTGGGACGCCTTTCACCGCTTCTACCTCTCGACCGTCGACAAGAAGTGGGCGCAGGCCTACCTGAACCGCGCCTTCTTCCAGCTCTTGGGGGAACGCATGGCCGACCGCGCTCTGCTGGTCATGGCCGAGATGGAGGGCCGGCCAGTGGCCGGTGCCCTCAACCTGATCGGCGAGGACGCCCTCTACGGACGCAACTGGGGGGCGCTGGCCGAGTTCGACAACCTGCACTTCGAGTGCTGCTACTATCAGGCCATCGAGTTCGCCATCGAGCGCGGCCTCGCCCGCGTCGAAGCGGGCGCGCAGGGCGAACACAAGATCCGCCGCGGCTACCTGCCGGTCGAGACCTACAGCCTGCATTGGATCGCCGACCCGGCCCTCGCCGAGCCCGTCGCCAATTTCGTCCGGCGTGAATCAGAGTCCATAGAAGAAGACGCCCGCCTGCTGATGGAGCACAGCCCCTACCGGCAGACGGGCGATTCTTGA
- the clpA gene encoding ATP-dependent Clp protease ATP-binding subunit ClpA yields the protein MLSANLEQTLHRAMAYASERQHEYATLEHLLLALTDDSDAIAVLRACGVELAQLREDLAEFIESEHAKLVSPEAVEPKPTAGFHRVLQRAAIHVQSSGREEVTGANVLVAIFSERESQAVYYLQEQDMTRLDAVNYISHGIAKTGDADQARATPSGADEDAEAEKVVRQGHEALDAYCVDLNKKAADGRIDPLIGRDHEIERTIQVLCRRTKNNPLYVGDPGVGKTAIAEGLAKRIVDQSVPDVLKDATIFSLDMGALLAGTRYRGDFEERLKAVLSELDSIEGAVLFIDEIHTVIGAGATSGGAMDASNLLKPALQSGSLRCIGSTTYKEYRNYFEKDRALVRRFQKIDVVEPSIEDAVKILRGLKPYYEKHHSVRYTAEALRSAVELSARYIGDRKLPDKAIDVIDEVGASQWLRPPSKRRKTIGVKEVEAVIAKIARIPPKSVSNDDKTALKNLERDLRTMVFGQDKAITALSAAIKLARAGLREPEKPIGSYLFSGPTGVGKTEVARQLAASLGIEITRFDMSEYMERHSISRLIGAPPGYVGFDQGGLLTDAVDQHPHCVLLLDEIEKAHPDLFNVLLQVMDYGKLTDHNGKSVDFRNVILIMTTNAGASDMTKKAIGFNRENREGEDEEAINRMFTPEFRNRLDAVIPFGGLTLEIVEQVVDKFVLQLEAQLADRGVTISLSEEARKWLAEKGYDKLYGARPLARVIQEHIKKPLAEELLFGKLTKGGVVSVTIEDDKPAFSLQEDQPGPSRKKKEKVEVR from the coding sequence ATGCTGTCAGCAAATTTGGAACAGACCCTGCACCGCGCCATGGCCTACGCCAGTGAGCGCCAGCACGAATATGCGACGCTCGAACATCTGCTGCTGGCGCTGACCGACGACAGCGACGCCATCGCGGTGCTGCGGGCCTGCGGGGTCGAACTGGCCCAGCTCCGAGAGGACCTGGCCGAGTTCATCGAAAGCGAGCACGCCAAGCTGGTGTCCCCGGAAGCGGTCGAGCCCAAGCCGACCGCCGGGTTCCACCGCGTCTTGCAGCGCGCCGCCATTCATGTCCAGTCCTCGGGCCGGGAGGAGGTGACCGGCGCCAACGTCCTGGTTGCGATCTTCTCCGAGCGGGAGAGCCAGGCGGTCTACTACCTGCAGGAACAGGACATGACCCGCCTGGATGCGGTCAACTACATCAGCCATGGCATCGCCAAGACCGGCGACGCCGACCAGGCCCGCGCGACTCCGAGCGGCGCGGACGAGGACGCCGAGGCCGAGAAGGTCGTGCGCCAGGGGCATGAGGCGCTGGACGCCTACTGCGTGGATCTGAACAAGAAGGCCGCGGACGGGCGCATCGATCCCCTGATCGGCCGCGACCACGAGATCGAGCGCACCATCCAGGTGCTCTGCCGCCGCACGAAGAACAACCCGCTCTACGTGGGCGACCCCGGTGTGGGCAAGACCGCCATCGCCGAGGGGCTCGCCAAGCGCATCGTCGACCAGAGCGTGCCCGACGTCCTGAAGGACGCGACCATCTTCTCGCTCGACATGGGCGCGCTGCTGGCCGGGACCCGCTATCGCGGCGACTTCGAGGAGCGGCTGAAGGCCGTCCTGAGCGAGCTCGACTCCATCGAGGGCGCGGTGCTCTTCATCGACGAGATCCACACCGTGATCGGGGCGGGCGCCACCTCCGGCGGCGCCATGGACGCCTCCAACCTCTTGAAGCCCGCCTTGCAGAGCGGCTCGCTGCGCTGCATCGGGTCGACCACCTACAAGGAGTACCGCAACTACTTCGAGAAGGACCGCGCCCTGGTCCGGCGCTTCCAGAAGATCGACGTGGTCGAGCCTTCCATCGAGGACGCGGTCAAGATCCTGCGCGGGCTCAAGCCCTACTACGAGAAGCATCACAGCGTGCGCTACACGGCCGAGGCGCTGCGCTCCGCCGTAGAGCTCTCGGCGCGCTACATCGGCGACCGCAAGCTGCCGGATAAGGCGATCGACGTGATCGACGAGGTCGGCGCCTCCCAGTGGCTGCGCCCGCCCTCCAAGCGCCGCAAGACCATCGGCGTCAAGGAAGTGGAGGCGGTTATCGCCAAGATCGCCCGCATCCCGCCCAAGTCCGTCTCGAACGACGACAAGACCGCGCTCAAGAACCTGGAACGCGACTTGCGGACCATGGTCTTCGGCCAGGACAAGGCGATCACGGCGCTCTCCGCCGCGATCAAGCTGGCCCGCGCCGGTCTGCGCGAACCCGAAAAGCCCATTGGCTCCTACCTCTTCTCCGGCCCCACGGGCGTCGGCAAGACGGAGGTCGCGCGCCAGTTGGCGGCGTCGCTCGGCATCGAGATCACCCGCTTCGACATGTCGGAGTACATGGAGCGGCACTCCATCTCGCGCCTGATCGGCGCGCCGCCGGGCTATGTCGGATTCGATCAGGGCGGTCTTCTGACCGATGCCGTCGATCAGCATCCGCACTGCGTGCTGCTGCTGGACGAGATCGAGAAGGCCCATCCGGACCTCTTCAACGTGCTGCTGCAGGTCATGGACTACGGCAAGCTGACGGACCACAACGGCAAGTCGGTCGACTTCCGCAACGTAATCCTGATCATGACCACCAACGCCGGCGCGTCGGACATGACCAAGAAGGCCATCGGCTTCAACCGCGAGAACCGCGAGGGTGAGGACGAAGAGGCCATCAACCGCATGTTCACCCCGGAGTTCCGCAACCGCCTGGACGCCGTCATCCCCTTCGGCGGACTCACTCTCGAGATCGTCGAGCAGGTGGTGGACAAGTTCGTGCTGCAACTGGAGGCGCAACTAGCCGACCGCGGCGTGACCATCAGCCTCTCCGAGGAGGCGCGCAAGTGGCTGGCCGAGAAGGGCTACGACAAACTCTACGGCGCGCGCCCCCTGGCCCGTGTCATCCAGGAGCACATCAAGAAGCCCCTGGCCGAGGAGCTGCTGTTCGGCAAGCTGACCAAGGGCGGCGTGGTCTCGGTCACCATCGAAGACGACAAGCCCGCCTTCTCGCTGCAAGAGGACCAGCCCGGCCCGTCCCGCAAGAAGAAGGAAAAGGTCGAGGTGCGCTAA
- the clpS gene encoding ATP-dependent Clp protease adapter ClpS encodes MNDVKMSDKDDDKKGSGGSPGTGVVIKAKPRTKKPSMYKVLMLNDDYTPMEFVVHVLEAFFGKQREEATQIMLHVHRRGVGLCGVYTYEIAETKVTQVIDYARRHQHPLQCTLEKD; translated from the coding sequence ATGAACGACGTGAAGATGAGCGACAAGGACGACGACAAGAAGGGGTCCGGCGGCTCGCCGGGTACCGGCGTCGTCATCAAGGCCAAGCCCAGGACCAAAAAACCTTCCATGTACAAGGTCCTGATGCTGAACGACGACTACACACCCATGGAGTTCGTCGTCCACGTGCTGGAGGCTTTCTTCGGCAAGCAACGCGAAGAGGCGACCCAGATCATGCTGCATGTGCACCGGCGCGGCGTGGGTCTCTGCGGTGTCTACACCTATGAGATCGCGGAAACGAAAGTCACCCAGGTCATCGACTATGCCAGGCGACACCAGCACCCCTTGCAGTGTACGCTAGAGAAAGACTAA
- a CDS encoding phasin family protein, whose protein sequence is MTTTKKTTKQADVMKPVEDAVSAGKETVEQFVKVGTDAATKNYEQAVAMTKEQVEKASQSMFKSYDEMTEISKENVDAVVAFNTKLAKGYEQVGKEWVAFTQSAFEAQVAAAKAIMGAKSLREVIDLQSEMTKTQFDKVMAESAKITEMSVKVANEAYEPLQARMNTTVEKMMKPVAA, encoded by the coding sequence ATGACCACGACCAAAAAGACCACCAAGCAGGCCGACGTTATGAAGCCGGTTGAGGACGCTGTTTCCGCCGGTAAGGAGACCGTCGAGCAGTTCGTCAAGGTTGGCACCGACGCCGCCACCAAGAACTATGAGCAGGCTGTCGCCATGACCAAGGAGCAGGTCGAGAAGGCCTCTCAGTCCATGTTCAAGAGCTACGACGAGATGACCGAGATCTCCAAGGAGAACGTCGACGCCGTTGTCGCTTTCAACACCAAGCTCGCCAAGGGCTACGAGCAGGTCGGCAAGGAGTGGGTTGCTTTCACCCAGTCCGCCTTCGAGGCTCAGGTCGCCGCCGCCAAGGCCATCATGGGTGCCAAGTCCCTCCGCGAGGTCATTGACCTGCAGAGCGAGATGACCAAGACCCAGTTCGACAAGGTCATGGCCGAGAGCGCCAAGATCACCGAGATGTCCGTGAAGGTCGCCAACGAGGCTTACGAGCCCCTGCAGGCCCGCATGAACACCACGGTCGAGAAGATGATGAAGCCGGTCGCCGCGTAA